CGGTGGAAACGCGCTGAAATTTTATGCCTCCATCCGTTTGGATATACGCCGCATCGGGCCTATCAAACAAGGGGATCAAATGGTGGGAAATCGAACCCGCGTGAAAGTTGTCAAAAATAAGGTGGCTCCTCCTTTTAAAGAAGTGGAATTTGATATCATCTACGGAGAAGGAATTTCCAAGGATGGCGATCTACTCGATTTGGCGGCCAACAGTGAGATTATCGAAAAAAGTGGTTCCTGGTTTACCTACCAGGGAGAACGTTTGGGACAAGGACGCGAAAATGCGAAGCAGTTTTTAAAAGATAATCCGAGCATCGCGGCTAAAATTGAAAAACAGGTTTTTGAAAATTATGGCATTGTCAGAAGCGAAGCCCCTGTGGCGGGAAAAGAAGAATCTAAAATAGAAGCCAAGGAAAAGAAGAGAGAGAAAGAGAAGTTGAATTAGGAGGCATTTATGGGATTAGTTTATGCCGACATAGAACTCACTTCCGGAGACGATTTGGTTCTTTTTCGAAAGAAGAAAATTCAGGAAAAAGAGATCAGAACGCTTCCAGTCAAAATACTCGTCGACAGTGGGGCTTATACTTTATCCATTAATGAACATATCAAGGAACAGCTAGGCTTGGAAAAAATTGAGGAAAGGGTAGTGGAATTGGCGGATGGTTCCGAAATGCGTCTGGAGGTTGTCGCTGCAGTAGAGATTCGTTTTGAGAATAGACGGGCGATGGTGGAACCTGTTGTGTTACCTGGTAATGCAGAACCCCTTTTGGGAGTGGTTCCCATGGAAATTATGGATGTGCGGATCGAACCGCTTCAAGAAAAGTTGATTGTAAATCCGGAGACACCGTTTATTCCGAAGAGTAAATTGAAAAAAATATGAATTCCAAACAAATCCGAGAAAAATTTCTTCAATATTTTGAATCTAAAAATCATCAACGTGTGCGAAGTTCTTCGCTGATTCCCAGCAATGATCCGACCTTGTTTTTTACCAATGCCGGCATGGTGCAGTTTAAGAATCTTTTTTTGGGATTAGAAAAAGCGAGTTACAAGCGGGCAACTACCTCCCAAAAATGCATGCGTGTTTCGGGAAAGCACAATGATTTGGAAAACGTGGGTCGTACTCATCGGCATCATACCTTTTTTGAGATGCTCGGAAATTTTTCTTTTGGGGATTATTTCAAAAAAGACGCCATCCATTATGCCTGGGAATTTTTAACTAAAGTGATGAATTTGCCCAAAGATCGTTTGTGGGTCACGGTTTTCCGCGAAGATGATGAAGCGGCAGCTTTGTGGGAAAAAGAGATAGGGATAGATCCTAAAAGGATCATTCGTCTGGGTGAAAAAGACAACTTTTGGAGTATGGGCGAAGAAGGCCCTTGTGGACCTTGTACCGAAATTCATTATGATTTTCGGGTAAAATTTGAAGAGACTGAAGAGAGCTTTTTGAAGGCCGCCGATTCGGGTGAAGTGGTAGAAATCTGGAATCTGGTTTTCATGCAGTATAACCGCAGTGCGGATGGCACTATGGAAGATCTGCCCAAACCCAGTGTGGATACGGGAATGGGCCTGGAGCGTCTGGCTTGTGTGGTGCAAGGAAAACTTTCCAATTATGAATGTGATTTGTTCACGCCGCTCATTTCCAGAATAGAAGAGTTGGTCGGAAAAAAATGTGGAGTGAATGAAGCCACGACGGTTTCCATTCGAGTATTGGCCGATCATATCCGCGCCACCGCTTTTTTAATTGGTGACGGTGTGCAACCTGCCAACGAAGGCCGAGGTTATGTGCTGCGACGTATTATGCGCCGTGCCATTCGCCATGGACGCATGCTGGGGCAGAATCAGCCTTTCTTTTATAAATTGCTCGATACCTTGGTGGCTGAAATGGGCGAGGCCTATCCCGAATTAATTAAACACAAAACCTTTATCGAATCGGTAATCAAAGCTGAAGAAGAACGCTTTCTCACCACCCTTGAAAAAGGTCTGGAGATGATTGAGGCCGAAAAACAAAAGCTGAAGCAGAGTGGGGAAAAGTGTTTTGCGGGAGACATCGTCTTTAAACTTTACGACACCTTTGGTTTTCCCGTCGATCTCATCCAGAATATCGCCGATGAAGAAGGCTATATCGTGGACATGGAAGGCTTTGAAGAAGCCATGCTGACCCAGAAACAATCCGCCCGCCGTGCCTGGAGAGGTTCAGGTCAGGAAAAAGTGGCCCAAGTTTATCAAGAGTTGGCCAAGCATTTTCCTCCCACAAAATTTTTGGGATATGAAAGTTTGGAGGCCGATTCTAAAATGTTGGCCATGGTTCGCAATGGTGAAAAAATCAACGAAGCAAAAGTGGGCGATCAAATTTATCTCCTCGCAGAACAAACTCCTTTTTATGGCGAGTCGGGGGGACAAGTGGGTGATGTGGGAACACTCAGTGGAAGAAATTTTAAGATTCAAATCGAAGATACCCAAAAACCCGTGCCCGATTACGTGGTGCATATTGGAAAAGTTACGCAAGGTTTCGTGAAAACGGGGGACCTTATCCATCTGAGCGTGGATGCCAAATTTCGTACACCGACTCAACTCAATCACACGGCGACACATCTATTGCATGCTGCGCTCCGCCAGGTCTTGGGAGATCATGTTCGTCAGGCGGGGTCACAAGTGGCGCCTCATCGCTTGAGATTTGATTTCAGTCATTTCGAGCCGCTGACGGACGAGCAAGTGGAGAAGATTGAATCCATCGTGAATCAAAAAATCCGCGAAAGTATTCCTGTCGCAAAAAAAGAAATGGCTTATGACGAGGCTATTTCCACCGGCGCGATGGCCTTGTTTGGAGAAAAATATGGAGACAAAGTTCGCGTGTTGAGCGTGGGTGATTTTTCAACTGAACTTTGTGGGGGAACTCATATCGATCATACCGGCGAAATTGGCTTCTTTAAAATTGTGGAAGAAACTTCAGTCGCCGCCGGTGTGCGTCGTATTGAGGCTGTGACGGGACAAGACGCCCTCCAGTATTGCCGCAAGTTGGAGCGTCAATTGAAGCAGCTTGCGCAGCAACTGAAGGTAGGGGTGAGTGACTTGCCTGAAAAATTAAATAAACTGAGCGAGCAGACCAAAAAAATGGAGAAAGAAATTGCAGCTCTTCGCAAGAAGCTGCTTTCAGGAGACTCTGCAGCGGATACTGCTCAAGACATCCGTGAAAAAAATGGTGCGAAATTTTTGGCCACAAAAGTGGAGGCCGAAGATATTAATTCTTTACGCGCCTATTCGGATCAGCTTCTGGCAAAGCTGGGAAATGGTGTGCTGCTCTTGTCCGCAGCTATGGAAGGCAAAGTGACCCTCATTGTTCGTGTGTCCAAAGAACTCTGTTCCCAATACAAGGCCGGTGAGATCATTAAACCGTTGGCAGAAATTATCGGTGGCTCCGGCGGAGGTAGACCTGATATGGCCCAGGCGGGAGGGACTCATGTGGAGAAGATAGAAGAGGCCTTGAAGAAGTTTTATGAAATCATGAAATGAGAACTCTAACAGCAAGTCTGGAGAGCGATTGCTTGGATAATAGTGTGCTGGTTTCCCCCTATCCCAATGTAGTTTTTATTTTAGCCCGACGCGCCAGGAGGGCTTTTTTGATCAGCGTGAGCAGCATCGGTAAAATGGAGATAAAAACGACCGACAAAATGATGCTATGAATTTTTTCTCCCAGGGCGCTTTTACCCAAAAAATGCCCAACGCTAGTTAAGGAAATAATCCAAAGGCTAGCTCCCAAGATACTGAATAAAATAAATTTTTTATAGGGCATCTCGGCAACGCCGGCGATGAAGGGAACAAAGGTTCTGAAGATGGGAACAAAGCGGGCCATCACCACCGCCTTGCCACCATGTCTTTCATAAAAGGCATGGGCATCCTCGGCATATTTCTTTTTAAAAAATCGTCCGTCCGCTTTGGCAAAAATTCTATGTCCGGTCTTGTTCCCTAAAAAGTAGCCCAGTTGGTCCCCAATAAATGCTGCGCCAATTAATCCAAGGTTAAGTAAATAAAAATCTAAAATGGGTTGGTGGTATCCAAAACTTTTTGTGGTGAGATAGCCGGCGGTCACCAGCAAAGAATCGCCCGGTAAAAAGAAACCGGCCAGCAAGCCTGTTTCTGAAAAAATGATAAACATGATTAACCACGGCCCACCTGTTCGAATAAGCTGTTCAAGTCCGCCACTGGAGTGAAGTTCTGTTAAGAATTGATAAAAAGAATTCATGAGTTCCCTTAAAAGCTATTAATAGTAATTGATTAAAGCCTTCTACTTCTTTTAAAATATTTGAATAGGAAAAAATAATTATGGGGAAAATTGCTTTGGTTCTATCAGGGGGCGGTGCTCGGGGGGCCTATGAAGCCGGTGTGATTAATTATATTCGTACAGGCCTGCCTAAAACAGTCAGTTCCAGGGCCTTTGAGATCATCTCGGGTTCTTCAGCAGGAGCCATCAATGCCGCCGCCGTAGCCGCTTTTGCTCACGATCCTGAGCTTCAAGGCAAAATTATTCGGGAATTCTGGTCAAACTTAAAGCCGGAAGATGTCTACAATCGAAGTTTTTCGGCAGCCGCACAGTTTATTTCCTCTTCTGTGGGGGGCTTGTTTCGAAATCTCATTGCCCTGAATCCTCTCCGCTCCAAAAAAAGCTCATCCCATCATTTTAATTACATTTTAGATACTAATCCCCTGCGTGAATATCTCAAAAAAAATATCCCCTGGGCCCAGCTCAATAAGAATGTTTTAAAAGGCACAGTGGATGCCCTTACCGTGACGGCAACCAACACCAAAAGTGGACGCTGTGAACTTTTTATCAAAAAGAAACCCGAAATCAACTACACCGGAGAATATCGGGTTCATGAGGTGAATTTTCAGGCCGAACATGTCATTGCCTCGGCCGCTATTCCTGTCATCTTTCCCACTATTAAAATTGGAAAAACCTATTACACCGATGGCGGCTTGCGTCTTTTTGCGCCCATGTCTCCCGCGATTCAATTGAATGCCTCGGGCATCATCATGGTGGGGCTGAGACACAAGGCCACCGAACAAGAGATTCGTGCCTACGATGATGTTGAAATGAAAACGCCTCCCACGATTGCCCAACTTGCAGGACGAGTGATGAACATGATTTTTCTGGATCGTGTCCAATACGACCTGGAGCAGATGGATCGCATTAATAAAGTGATAGAATGGAGTGAAAAAGTTTACGGAAAAGATTATCTGACAAAAATCAACAGAATGCTTTCCAAAGAAAGAAGGACCGTCGACATTGCCAAGCGCGGGCTTAAAAAAATTAATGTCGTTGAAATTTTACCTTCCACTTTTATCAGCAATATTTTCGAGCAATGGTACACCAAGCTTTCAAAAGGGGTTTACAAGCTTTCGGCGATGGAACAATTGCTCTTGAGAGTACTTGACGTCAATGCCACAGATTCTCTAGAGCTGCTCAGCTATCTGACTTTTTCCAAAGAGTATATACAAGATCTGGTTGAGCTCGGTTATCAAGATGCCAAAAAACAGAAAGACCGTTTGATCGATCTTTTATCAACCCCTCATGAAACTGATTAGCTGGAATGTAAATGGACTCCGCGCTGTAGCCACCAAGGGCTTTCACGATTGGCTTGCTCAAACAGATCCTGATATCCTGGGACTTCAGGAAATTAAATGTAAAACAGAACAACTCACCCCGCTCCTCAAGGAATTCCCGGGTTATCATTCCTATTGGAATCCCGCCCAGCGCCCTGGCTATAGCGGGGTGGCTCTCTTTACCAAGCAAAAACCCATTGAGGTGCAGCTCAGCCTGGGGATTCCTCATTTTGACGACGAGGGAAGAACTATTATTGCCGAGTATGAAAATTTTTTTCTCATCAATAGTTACTATCCGAATGGTCGAGATGATCTTTCCCGCGTGTCCTTTAAATTGGAGTACAGCGATGCCGTCCTCGCTCTAGCAAATAAACTCAAGGCTTCCAAACCCGTTCTGCTTTGTGGAGATTTCAACACCGCTCACCAGGAGATTGATTTGGCACGTCCCAAGGAAAATCAGGAGAACACAGGGTTTCTTCCGCAGGAAAGAGCGTGGATCGATAAGCTGCTGCTTGATGGTTATGTGGATATTTTCAGAAAGCTTAATCCAAACCCCGGACATTATTCCTGGTGGTCTTATCGGGCCGCTGCACGAAAAAAAAATGTGGGTTGGAGGATTGATTATTTTTTTGTAAGTGAAAACTTTGTTTCGCAGGTGAAAAAATCTTATTATCAACACGAGGTTTTAGGGTCGGATCATTGTCCGGTGGTTTTGGAAACTGCATAAAGTCCCTCCCCTTAAGCTAAGGGGAGGTTAGGAGGGGTTATGGTCCACTTGCATAAAATTGCCATAACGCCCCCTGACCCCCTCTTAGCTTAAGAGGGGGAAATCTCATGTTCAGCTCAAAAAAACAAATTGAACAATTAGAAACACAAATTGCTTCACTCCAAAAAAAAATTAAAAACATCCAAGAAAGTTACGAGCAAAATTTAAGATCTCTGCGTCAACAAGTTGCGGCCATGGTCAGTGGTTATCCGGTGAGTCCGGAGGCCATCCTTTCGGGATTGGGCTATTCTGAAATCCCCAAAGAAAATGTGCTTGAGTTTATAGAACAGCATCCCGAGTTGTTGGTGCTGGATGTTCGCTCCGATACAGGCTGGAATGCAGGTCATATCCCCAATGCCAAGCATATCCCTGCCGAGCAAGTGCTGTTGCGACTGCATGAATTTCCCAGTAAAAAACAGCCCATCCTCACGATTTGCACCAATGGCAACACCGGGGTGAGCGTGGCTCAACAACTGGCCCGCGAAGGTTTTCAACTGGTGTTTAATGCCTTGGGTGGAATGGCTGGATATAGCGGAAAACTGGAAGCGCCGAAGGCAGAGATCACAAACGAAGAAGAAATCGAAGGTGAAAATAGAGAGCTCATCGCAAAAGTGGTAGAAATTATCGACAGAGATATTCGTCCAGGGCTTAAAAAAGATGGGGGAGATTTAAAAATTCTTTCAGTCCACGAAGGTGTTGTAAATATTAAAATGATTGGTGCCTGTGCAGGTTGCGGGGCACTGCATTCTACAGTGAATGAGGGAATTAAAAAACATGTGATGAAATTGATTTCAGAAATAAAAGATGTGAGAGATTTGAGTAAGGGAATTTAGATGTTTCAAGTCACCCTCCATCAACCAACAAAAGGTTACCGCTACAATATCGATTCATTACTTCTCTCCAAATTTGCAAAATTCAAAAAAAATGAAAGGGTCTGTGACCTCGGTTGTGGAGTGGGAATTCTCGGTATCCTGGCCTTAATTTGGGGAAAAGCTAGTGAAGTAGTGGGAGTCGAAGTACAGGAAGAGCTTGCACGATTTGCACAGCAAAATATTGAAGAGCTTCAGCTGCAAAATTCTTTTCGCCTGATTTGCGACAATTGGAAAAGAGTGGCAAAGCAGCTGAAGTCAGAGCGTTTTGATTTAATTTTGTCCAATCCTCCTTACCGAAAATCAGGGAGCGGAAGACTTTCCAGTCATACTCAAAAAATTATTGCCAAGCACGAGGTGAAAGGAAGTTTGAAAGATCTGCTTATTACTGGAAAACAATTGATGGCCCGCAAAGGCCGATTTTGTTTGATTTATCCGACGCTGCGACTTGAAGAATTCATTCAAGAAACCGGGAAGCAGGGGCTAAAAATTTCCAGACTCCAAATGGTACATCCCTTTGTCCATCAAAAAGCTAATCATTTTATGGTGGAATTAAAATTGAGTGTGCAAGGGGAAATTGAGATACAACCTGCTTTAGTGGTTTATAAAGAAGCAGGTGTTTACACAGAAGAAGTCGAAGGGTGGGTGGGAAAGCAGTTTGATCCATCGGAGTTGGATAGGGAATAAGGCCTCAATTTGGGAAGGTGACTTCGCTCACTTTCAGGCGATCACTTCAGTGTTTCCCCTCTCCCTTCGAGGGGAGAGGGCAGGGTGAGGGTGATATTGATGGAATCAAATTGAATCAAATGTCACCCCCTCCCTAACCCTCCCCCCTCAAGGTGGAGGGGATTTCTAATCCAAGTGGCGTCTGTTGACTTCTAGTCGACAGTGGTTGAATCAATTTCCCTTAAACCCCGGCCTCCGTTTTTCTTGAATCGCTCTTACACCTTCTTTCAAATCTTCCGTGGGGAAACACTGGGCTTGTCCACTAGACTCGTAATCAAACACTTCCTCTAAAGTCCAATTTACCGCCTTTTGAAGGCCTTTCTTCATAATCTTGAGAGGAAGAGGTGCGTTGGTGGCGATTAGATTTGCAAAAGCCAGAGTTTCTTTTTCCAGATTTTCAGGGCTGCAGATTCTGTTCAATAAGCCCATCTGAAAAGCTTCAGAAGCTTCTAATGTCCGTCCGCTAAAGAAGAGATCGGCGGCCTTGGCGGGGCCTAGTAATTTGGTGACGAAATAAAGCCCACCCATTCCCGAAGATAAACCTAACTTTGCAAAATTAACTCCCATTTTGGCTTGGTCCGAGGAATAACGAATGTCGCAAGCGAGGGCCAGACAAAAGCCAGCGCCAATGCTGGGGCCATTGATCATGGCAATGCTGGGGACTTCCAAATTTCTCACCGATAAAAATTTGGAATAAAATTCGATCATGTCTTGTTTATTTTGCTCCGGGGTTCTCTTCGTACGATCCAAAATAAATTGCAGATTTCCACCGGCAGAAAAAGCTTTGCCAGTGCCTGTCACAAGCACGACGCGGAGTTCTTTCTTCTGATTCAGCTGAGGGATAAGCGCTTTGAGTTCGTCTCCCATTTCTGGCGTGATCGCATTGAGTTGTTCGGGATTGTTTAAGGTGATTTTTCCTATAGGCCCATCTTGATTAAAAAGAATCAGTGGCATATTCATCCTCTATTATAAGTTTTAATGTGAGAATCTCGGAAATCATAAAAAGGTTTTTCTGTCATGAATAAAATTGCCCTTGTTCAAGACCCTCTTTACTTAGAACACCTCACCGGTGCCTTGCATCCCGAGTCTCCTCAGCGCTTAAAAGCCATTTCTGCAATGCTGAAAAATAGTGGCTTAGAAAGCAAAACCAAAAAACTCGAGCCCCGAAGAGCTACCCCAGAAGAAATCCAACTCATTCATACTCCGCAACTTTTTAAACAAATCGAGGCCACTCAATACCGCGAATCTACTTATCTGGATGCCGATACCCATGCCTCAGAAAAATCTTTTTTAGCGGCGGAGTCTGCGGTGGGGGGATTGTTAACGGCCTTGGATGAATTGCTCGAAGGAAACATTGAACAGGCCTTTTGTTTTCCGCGTCCCCCCGGACACCACGCAGAAGCGCATCGGGCGATGGGTTTCTGTTTATTTAATAATGTGGCGATTGCGGCGGAATATGCGTTGAAGAAAAAAAATCTTAAAAAAGTTTTCATCTACGATTTTGATGTGCATCACGGCAATGGCACTCAGCATGTTTTTGAAGATCGTGCAGATGTGTTTTATCTCTCACTCCATCAATATCCGTTTTATCCTGGCACGGGTGCTGCTTCTGAAAAGGGCCAAGGAGCAGGCGAGGGTTATACGCTCAACCTTCCACTGCCTGCGGGTTGTGGGGATAAGGAATACCTGCAAAATATTCAAAATCAAGTTGAGCCAGCCCTCCTGAATTACAAACCAGATCTCTTGATTGTCTCAGCAGGTTTTGATGCCCATCAACGGGATCCTCTAGGAGGGATGGAAGTGAGTACAAAGGGCTTTCGAGCGATGGCGGAATCCATCACAAAAATGAAAATAAAATGCGGAAACATTCCTGTGCTTTATTCCCTCGAAGGTGGATATGACTTGCAAGGTCTTTCCGAATCGGTAAAGGAAGTGGTTGAGGTGATGCTGCAAAAGTAAAAACATTTCCCCCTCTTAAGCTAAGAGGGGGTTAGGGGGCGTTATGGCAAAAGGGGAGGCGACTTACATATGAAAAAAAACTTATTAACTCTCTTACTTATTCTTTCATTCACAGGAGCCTGTATGCCTTCTAGCAAAGAAGTAAAAGTGACCGAAAAAATCGCCGTAACCGAACCCAAAGAACTCACTATTGACGCCGCAAAACATTATGAGGCGACTCTTGCTACCAGCAAGGGAGATATCCACCTTTCTTTAAATGCCGAAAAAGCCCCTTGGTCCGTCAATAATTTTGTCTACCTGGCAAAGGCTGGTTTTTACGAGGGCTTAACCTTTCATCGCGTGGTGCCTGGCTTTGTCATTCAAGGCGGAGATCCTGCAGGCAACGGAACAGGTGGCCCTGGATATACCGTGAAGGGCGAAACTACCAATGGCCTTTTGCATGAAGAAGGCGCCTTGGCCTGGGCCCGAACGGGTGATCAAATAAATCCTGAAAGACGTTCCAGTGGTTCTCAATTTTATATCACCTTGGCGCCTACACCTGCCTTGGACAATCAGTACACGGTATTTGGAAAAACAATTTCAGGGATGGAGGTGGTGAAGAAAATTCAAGTGGGGGATGTTA
The sequence above is a segment of the Deltaproteobacteria bacterium genome. Coding sequences within it:
- a CDS encoding aspartyl protease family protein, which translates into the protein MGLVYADIELTSGDDLVLFRKKKIQEKEIRTLPVKILVDSGAYTLSINEHIKEQLGLEKIEERVVELADGSEMRLEVVAAVEIRFENRRAMVEPVVLPGNAEPLLGVVPMEIMDVRIEPLQEKLIVNPETPFIPKSKLKKI
- the alaS gene encoding alanine--tRNA ligase; translation: MNSKQIREKFLQYFESKNHQRVRSSSLIPSNDPTLFFTNAGMVQFKNLFLGLEKASYKRATTSQKCMRVSGKHNDLENVGRTHRHHTFFEMLGNFSFGDYFKKDAIHYAWEFLTKVMNLPKDRLWVTVFREDDEAAALWEKEIGIDPKRIIRLGEKDNFWSMGEEGPCGPCTEIHYDFRVKFEETEESFLKAADSGEVVEIWNLVFMQYNRSADGTMEDLPKPSVDTGMGLERLACVVQGKLSNYECDLFTPLISRIEELVGKKCGVNEATTVSIRVLADHIRATAFLIGDGVQPANEGRGYVLRRIMRRAIRHGRMLGQNQPFFYKLLDTLVAEMGEAYPELIKHKTFIESVIKAEEERFLTTLEKGLEMIEAEKQKLKQSGEKCFAGDIVFKLYDTFGFPVDLIQNIADEEGYIVDMEGFEEAMLTQKQSARRAWRGSGQEKVAQVYQELAKHFPPTKFLGYESLEADSKMLAMVRNGEKINEAKVGDQIYLLAEQTPFYGESGGQVGDVGTLSGRNFKIQIEDTQKPVPDYVVHIGKVTQGFVKTGDLIHLSVDAKFRTPTQLNHTATHLLHAALRQVLGDHVRQAGSQVAPHRLRFDFSHFEPLTDEQVEKIESIVNQKIRESIPVAKKEMAYDEAISTGAMALFGEKYGDKVRVLSVGDFSTELCGGTHIDHTGEIGFFKIVEETSVAAGVRRIEAVTGQDALQYCRKLERQLKQLAQQLKVGVSDLPEKLNKLSEQTKKMEKEIAALRKKLLSGDSAADTAQDIREKNGAKFLATKVEAEDINSLRAYSDQLLAKLGNGVLLLSAAMEGKVTLIVRVSKELCSQYKAGEIIKPLAEIIGGSGGGRPDMAQAGGTHVEKIEEALKKFYEIMK
- a CDS encoding VTT domain-containing protein, whose protein sequence is MNSFYQFLTELHSSGGLEQLIRTGGPWLIMFIIFSETGLLAGFFLPGDSLLVTAGYLTTKSFGYHQPILDFYLLNLGLIGAAFIGDQLGYFLGNKTGHRIFAKADGRFFKKKYAEDAHAFYERHGGKAVVMARFVPIFRTFVPFIAGVAEMPYKKFILFSILGASLWIISLTSVGHFLGKSALGEKIHSIILSVVFISILPMLLTLIKKALLARRAKIKTTLG
- a CDS encoding patatin-like phospholipase family protein, with translation MGKIALVLSGGGARGAYEAGVINYIRTGLPKTVSSRAFEIISGSSAGAINAAAVAAFAHDPELQGKIIREFWSNLKPEDVYNRSFSAAAQFISSSVGGLFRNLIALNPLRSKKSSSHHFNYILDTNPLREYLKKNIPWAQLNKNVLKGTVDALTVTATNTKSGRCELFIKKKPEINYTGEYRVHEVNFQAEHVIASAAIPVIFPTIKIGKTYYTDGGLRLFAPMSPAIQLNASGIIMVGLRHKATEQEIRAYDDVEMKTPPTIAQLAGRVMNMIFLDRVQYDLEQMDRINKVIEWSEKVYGKDYLTKINRMLSKERRTVDIAKRGLKKINVVEILPSTFISNIFEQWYTKLSKGVYKLSAMEQLLLRVLDVNATDSLELLSYLTFSKEYIQDLVELGYQDAKKQKDRLIDLLSTPHETD
- the xth gene encoding exodeoxyribonuclease III → MKLISWNVNGLRAVATKGFHDWLAQTDPDILGLQEIKCKTEQLTPLLKEFPGYHSYWNPAQRPGYSGVALFTKQKPIEVQLSLGIPHFDDEGRTIIAEYENFFLINSYYPNGRDDLSRVSFKLEYSDAVLALANKLKASKPVLLCGDFNTAHQEIDLARPKENQENTGFLPQERAWIDKLLLDGYVDIFRKLNPNPGHYSWWSYRAAARKKNVGWRIDYFFVSENFVSQVKKSYYQHEVLGSDHCPVVLETA
- a CDS encoding NifU family protein yields the protein MFSSKKQIEQLETQIASLQKKIKNIQESYEQNLRSLRQQVAAMVSGYPVSPEAILSGLGYSEIPKENVLEFIEQHPELLVLDVRSDTGWNAGHIPNAKHIPAEQVLLRLHEFPSKKQPILTICTNGNTGVSVAQQLAREGFQLVFNALGGMAGYSGKLEAPKAEITNEEEIEGENRELIAKVVEIIDRDIRPGLKKDGGDLKILSVHEGVVNIKMIGACAGCGALHSTVNEGIKKHVMKLISEIKDVRDLSKGI
- a CDS encoding methyltransferase encodes the protein MFQVTLHQPTKGYRYNIDSLLLSKFAKFKKNERVCDLGCGVGILGILALIWGKASEVVGVEVQEELARFAQQNIEELQLQNSFRLICDNWKRVAKQLKSERFDLILSNPPYRKSGSGRLSSHTQKIIAKHEVKGSLKDLLITGKQLMARKGRFCLIYPTLRLEEFIQETGKQGLKISRLQMVHPFVHQKANHFMVELKLSVQGEIEIQPALVVYKEAGVYTEEVEGWVGKQFDPSELDRE
- a CDS encoding enoyl-CoA hydratase/isomerase family protein, whose product is MPLILFNQDGPIGKITLNNPEQLNAITPEMGDELKALIPQLNQKKELRVVLVTGTGKAFSAGGNLQFILDRTKRTPEQNKQDMIEFYSKFLSVRNLEVPSIAMINGPSIGAGFCLALACDIRYSSDQAKMGVNFAKLGLSSGMGGLYFVTKLLGPAKAADLFFSGRTLEASEAFQMGLLNRICSPENLEKETLAFANLIATNAPLPLKIMKKGLQKAVNWTLEEVFDYESSGQAQCFPTEDLKEGVRAIQEKRRPGFKGN
- a CDS encoding histone deacetylase is translated as MNKIALVQDPLYLEHLTGALHPESPQRLKAISAMLKNSGLESKTKKLEPRRATPEEIQLIHTPQLFKQIEATQYRESTYLDADTHASEKSFLAAESAVGGLLTALDELLEGNIEQAFCFPRPPGHHAEAHRAMGFCLFNNVAIAAEYALKKKNLKKVFIYDFDVHHGNGTQHVFEDRADVFYLSLHQYPFYPGTGAASEKGQGAGEGYTLNLPLPAGCGDKEYLQNIQNQVEPALLNYKPDLLIVSAGFDAHQRDPLGGMEVSTKGFRAMAESITKMKIKCGNIPVLYSLEGGYDLQGLSESVKEVVEVMLQK
- a CDS encoding peptidylprolyl isomerase produces the protein MPSSKEVKVTEKIAVTEPKELTIDAAKHYEATLATSKGDIHLSLNAEKAPWSVNNFVYLAKAGFYEGLTFHRVVPGFVIQGGDPAGNGTGGPGYTVKGETTNGLLHEEGALAWARTGDQINPERRSSGSQFYITLAPTPALDNQYTVFGKTISGMEVVKKIQVGDVINKVTVTEK